The Haloterrigena turkmenica DSM 5511 genome includes the window TCGGTTCGTAGTCGGTCCGAGGGAGGGCCGCAACTGGCGTCGCGGCTGACGGCGACGGATCTCTCTTCACGGATCGCCGATAGCGGAGCACAAACCGCGGGCGGAAGCGTCTCACTCGAGTTTTCGCAGACAACCGTGACAGAACGAACCGACCGAATCGATTTCCGTTGCACACGTCGGACAGCGATCAGTGCGACTCGTCGGCTGTGAGTTGGCCGACGGCGAAATGAGGCTCTTTTGTGGGTCCGTGTACGCGTCGACGACGTCGTTCCACGTGACCGCCGGATCGGGGTCGCCCACGTGAGCGCTCGTCCGAGTCACGAACGAACTCCGTTGCATGCGACCTAACCCGTACCAGAATCCGAGAAAGACCAGCGACGGCAGGAAGCAGAGCGAGAGGACTGCCCCGACGAGGAGGATGGTCATACGGGCCGTTTCGGCCCATCCGCTATCAGTACGGTCGTGAAGTTGTTCGCGAGTAAAATACCCCACTGCGCGGCCGCTCCCGGCTCCCGTCACTCGGCCGCGGGCAGCGTAAACGTGAACGTCGTCCCCTCGCCGGGTTCGGAGTCGATTCGGATCTCGCCGCCGTGGCGCTCGACGATTCGCTGACACAGCGCCAGCCCGATGCCCGTCCCCTCGTACTCGTCCTGGCCGTGCAGTCGGTCGAAGACGGTGAACACGCGCTCCTGATCCTCGGGAGCGATACCGATTCCCGCGTCGCTGACCGCGATCTCCCACTGCTCGCCCTGCCGTTGCGCATCGACGGAGACTCGAGGCGGGTCGTCATCGTGGTACGTGAGCGCGTTATCCAGCAGGTTCTGGAACACCTGTCGCAACTGGCTGGCGTCGCCCTCGACGGTGGGGAGGGCGCTGAGTTCGAGCGCTGCGTCGGTCTCGTCGATCTGAAACTGCAGATCGTCGATCACGTCGTCGATGACGCCCTCGAGATCGACCGGTTCGAGCGGATCGCCGCGCGTTTCGACGCGGGAGTACGCGAGGAGGCCGTCGATCATCTCGCTCATCCGTTCGGCGCCGTCGACGGCGTAGTCGAGGAATTCCTGTCCGTCCCCGTCGATCGCGTCGCCGTACCGGTTCTCGAGCAGTCGGAGGTAACTCGTGACCATCCGCAGGGGTTCCTGCAGGTCGTGACTGGCCGCGTACGCGAACTGCTCCAGGCGTTCGTTCGATTCCTCGAGTTTGCGCTGGAACTCCCGGCGTTCCGTGATGTCTGTCAGCGTCACGACCGCGCGGGTCACCTCGCCGGACTCGTCCGTGACGGGCATGCCGTGTTGCATGATGACTCGCCGATCGCCATCGAACGCGTTGATCTCGTAGATGTTGGGCTCCGTCACCGCCTCTCCGTCCAGCACTCGGACCATCGTCCACTCATCGAGATCGACCGGCTCCCCAGAGTCCGCCCAGACCGCGTCGAACTTCGCGTACTCGTCGACGGACGCCGCGTCGAAGACGTCGCCGCCCCAGATCTCCCGCGCGGTGTCGTTTGCCGTGCGCAGCGTGCCGTCGGCGTCCGCGACGACGGCGCCGACGGGCAGGACCTGAAACAGCGTCTCGAGTTGCTTTCGTTGCTTCTCGGCCTCGAGTTCGGCCTGCTTTCGGTCAGTGATGTCCGTCAGCGCCCCGGGGAACGTCTTCGGGTTGCCGTCGTCGTCGGCCTCGACGGTCCCGCGGGCGACCACCCATCGGACCTCGCCGTCGGCGTTTCGGACGCGGTACTCCTCCTCGTACTCGGCGCAGTTCTCGACGGCCGCTTCGATCCGCCGTTCGACGCGGTCGCGGTCGTCCTCGTGAACCGACGACAGCAGCGACTCGAGGGGGACGCCGTCTCGCGCCGCTTCCGGATCGATGCCGAACGTGCGGGCGAAGGAGGGGCCGGCGACGAACTCGTCTTCGGGGATGTGCCACTCCCACGTTCCGACCGCACCGGCGTCGGTCGCGGCCTCGAGTTGGGCTTTCGCGTCCTCGAGGTATCGTTCTCGCTCCTTGCGTTCGGTGACGTCGCGGTCGGAGACGATGATCGACACGACGTCGCCGTCGTCGTCCGTGACGGGTCTGAAGACGCCGTTAATCGTGTATCGCTCGCCGCTCGGTCGGGTGAGATCCGTCTCGAACTCAACGTACTCGCCCTCTGCCGCCCGGTTCGTCCACTCTTCGACGTCCGCTCGGGCGTCGTCCCCCCGTCCCCACCACGGCGTCTCCCAGAACGGCTCTCCGGTGACGTCTGCGAGGTCGGCGTCGATGTACTCCATGGCCGTCCCGTTGATGTCGAGGACCGTGCCGTCCGGATCGAGCAGCCCGACGAGGATGTTCGGGTCCTCGAAGATCGCTTCGAACCGTCGTTCCGTCCGCGCGTTCTCGACCGCGGAGGCGAGCACGGTGGCGACGCTGCGGAGAAAGGCCGCATCGCGGTCGGAAAACGCTCGCCGCTCGGTCGCGTGCGCTCGCAGGAGTCCCCACGGCCGCTCGTCCGGACCGACGCTAACGCTGAGCCCGCTCTTGACCCCCCGTTCGCGCAGTTCGTCGGAGTCGGAGAACCGGTCGTCGTCGTCGAGATCCTCGACGACGACCGGTTGCGCGGTGCGAAGCGCCGCTCCCGCGTACGAACTCGAGTGTGCCGGTATCGTCGCAGTTCCGACCAGATCGTCGGGCCAGCCGACGCCGCGTCGAAGGCGGAGTTCCTCGCCGCTCGGGAGCAACTCGAGGACGCTCGCGTACTCGGCGTCTACGGTCTCGGCGACGGCGGCGGCGGCGTCGTGCAGTAACTCGTCGAGATTGTCGGTTTCGAGGGCCTGCTGTCCGAGATCCGCGACGACCTCCTGACGGCGGATGCGGGGACCATTGTTCGATTCGCTATCCGCATTCGGGGAGGTAGTCATTCAAGCCACATATTAGCGGGTGCGGTATAAGATCTTCTTTCGAATTCCGACAGCGATACTCAAACCACGAGCGTCCGTGAGTCGGTTCGACTCCCGCCCGCGAATCAGCGATCGACTCGGATCCCTCGTGCGGCGGTCGCCTTGAACGAAGCGGCGATCTCGCGCCCGGGCACCAACTCGAGGCGCTCCGAACTGGCCTTCGTGACCAGCGCCTGGAGCGTCGGGTCCCCCTCGTCTCCCTCGAGATCGACGGTCACTCTGGTGATCGACTCGCCCGGCTCGAGGCGATCGACGGTGCCCCGAAACTGGTTGCGCAGACTGGTGCCGTCGGCCTCGGGGGCTTCGTCGGGATCGGTCAGGACGACAGCGTCCGATCGAACGGTAACCTGGACCTCGCTCGCGCCGTCGGGAACGAGCGCCAGAATCGGGCCGATCCCCGTCTCGACGGTCGCGAGCTCCCCGGTTCGGTCGCGGACGGTGCCCGCGAAGACCGATTCCGTCACTCGAGCGACGCCGTCGAGTTCGGCCTCGTGGCGGTCGAACTGCCGGCGCAACTCGCGGGCGGTCGCGGTCAGTTCGGTCCCGCCGCCGCCGCTGCCGCCGCGCCGGCGCTCGGTGATCGGACCGACGGCGTCCTCGATCTCCACGACGCGGTTCTGGAGGCGGGCGTAGGACCGGCCCAGCTCCTCGGCGGCGCGGTGCATCGATCCGTACCGGTCGATGGCGTCGAGCATCTCGATATCGCGCCGATCGATCGTGACGTCGTCGACCGCGAGTTTCGTGGTGTATTCCTTTTCGATCGTCATGGCGGCCTCGAGCGGTAGTCGGCGGGTACGTGGCGGCTCTCCATGGTGGTCAATATATCAGTTCGCCGTCGATAAATTGCCGGGTCCGGTCGTCGCGCGGGTCGTCGAACACGCGTTCGGTCCGGTCGGCTTCGATGATTTCGTCGCCGAGCAACACGGCGGTGCGGTCCGCGACGCGCCGGGCCTGGTGCATGTCGTGGG containing:
- a CDS encoding ATP-binding protein, whose translation is MTTSPNADSESNNGPRIRRQEVVADLGQQALETDNLDELLHDAAAAVAETVDAEYASVLELLPSGEELRLRRGVGWPDDLVGTATIPAHSSSYAGAALRTAQPVVVEDLDDDDRFSDSDELRERGVKSGLSVSVGPDERPWGLLRAHATERRAFSDRDAAFLRSVATVLASAVENARTERRFEAIFEDPNILVGLLDPDGTVLDINGTAMEYIDADLADVTGEPFWETPWWGRGDDARADVEEWTNRAAEGEYVEFETDLTRPSGERYTINGVFRPVTDDDGDVVSIIVSDRDVTERKERERYLEDAKAQLEAATDAGAVGTWEWHIPEDEFVAGPSFARTFGIDPEAARDGVPLESLLSSVHEDDRDRVERRIEAAVENCAEYEEEYRVRNADGEVRWVVARGTVEADDDGNPKTFPGALTDITDRKQAELEAEKQRKQLETLFQVLPVGAVVADADGTLRTANDTAREIWGGDVFDAASVDEYAKFDAVWADSGEPVDLDEWTMVRVLDGEAVTEPNIYEINAFDGDRRVIMQHGMPVTDESGEVTRAVVTLTDITERREFQRKLEESNERLEQFAYAASHDLQEPLRMVTSYLRLLENRYGDAIDGDGQEFLDYAVDGAERMSEMIDGLLAYSRVETRGDPLEPVDLEGVIDDVIDDLQFQIDETDAALELSALPTVEGDASQLRQVFQNLLDNALTYHDDDPPRVSVDAQRQGEQWEIAVSDAGIGIAPEDQERVFTVFDRLHGQDEYEGTGIGLALCQRIVERHGGEIRIDSEPGEGTTFTFTLPAAE
- a CDS encoding TOBE domain-containing protein, encoding MTIEKEYTTKLAVDDVTIDRRDIEMLDAIDRYGSMHRAAEELGRSYARLQNRVVEIEDAVGPITERRRGGSGGGGTELTATARELRRQFDRHEAELDGVARVTESVFAGTVRDRTGELATVETGIGPILALVPDGASEVQVTVRSDAVVLTDPDEAPEADGTSLRNQFRGTVDRLEPGESITRVTVDLEGDEGDPTLQALVTKASSERLELVPGREIAASFKATAARGIRVDR